A part of Methanomassiliicoccales archaeon genomic DNA contains:
- a CDS encoding superoxide dismutase, which yields MEVQKKVYQLPALKFGYGDLAPFLSEEQLMIHHTKHHAAYVNGANAALEKLEKARREGVDADQKAIAKEMAFNVGGYILHKKFWENLAPTGKGGGTPGGRLGDELVKEFGSFERFKKEFSQVATSVEGSGWAALTYCLGVERPMIMQIEKHAVNVNPGHKILMVLDVWEHAYYLDYKNLRPKYVEAFWNNVDWDDVQKKFDDLRR from the coding sequence ATGGAGGTACAAAAGAAGGTATACCAGTTACCCGCGCTGAAGTTCGGCTACGGTGACCTGGCCCCGTTCCTGTCGGAAGAGCAATTGATGATACACCACACCAAGCACCATGCGGCATATGTCAACGGTGCCAATGCGGCCTTGGAGAAACTGGAGAAGGCCAGGAGGGAAGGTGTGGATGCAGACCAGAAGGCCATCGCCAAGGAGATGGCCTTTAATGTTGGAGGCTATATACTCCATAAAAAATTCTGGGAGAACCTTGCACCGACCGGTAAAGGCGGGGGAACACCAGGCGGGAGGCTCGGCGATGAACTGGTCAAAGAGTTCGGCTCTTTTGAAAGGTTCAAGAAGGAGTTCAGCCAGGTGGCAACGAGCGTCGAGGGATCTGGATGGGCAGCCCTCACATATTGCCTGGGCGTCGAGAGACCTATGATAATGCAGATAGAGAAGCACGCGGTCAACGTCAACCCCGGTCATAAGATATTGATGGTCTTGGACGTCTGGGAACATGCTTACTATCTCGACTACAAGAACCTTAGGCCCAAGTATGTCGAGGCGTTCTGGAACAATGTAGATTGGGACGACGTCCAAAAGAAGTTTGACGATCTAAGGCGTTGA
- a CDS encoding cobalamin B12-binding domain-containing protein: MVEVARSKKELRSALLSNDGEKAHAIIFDDISGLSAMERVEKVIRPVLDEIGIMWWKGESSLSQVYFSAKLCEEAVLRLTSEQKLSISEGPKVAVAALEDHHLLGSKVVRMMVQSAGQRVIDYGRMDVDSLVNKVCEDDIEYLLVSTLMLRSALRVKDLKKELEERGRRTKVIVGGAPFRFDWGLWRKVDADFTASSPLMALEFIRREEEL, encoded by the coding sequence ATGGTAGAGGTGGCCAGATCAAAGAAGGAGCTGAGGTCGGCGCTCCTGTCCAACGATGGCGAAAAAGCGCATGCCATAATATTCGATGACATATCTGGCCTATCAGCGATGGAGAGGGTGGAAAAGGTCATCCGTCCGGTATTGGACGAGATAGGCATCATGTGGTGGAAGGGGGAATCCTCTCTCTCACAGGTTTATTTCTCGGCGAAGCTCTGCGAGGAAGCGGTCCTGAGGCTCACGTCCGAGCAGAAATTGAGCATTTCGGAAGGGCCCAAGGTCGCCGTGGCCGCGCTCGAGGACCACCATCTCCTAGGGTCCAAGGTGGTAAGGATGATGGTCCAATCGGCCGGTCAGAGGGTCATAGACTATGGAAGGATGGATGTCGATTCTCTCGTGAATAAGGTATGCGAGGATGACATAGAGTATCTGCTCGTCTCAACTCTGATGCTGCGCTCAGCTTTGAGGGTGAAGGACCTCAAAAAAGAGCTCGAGGAAAGAGGCCGCAGGACAAAGGTCATCGTCGGTGGAGCACCGTTCAGGTTCGATTGGGGCCTGTGGAGAAAGGTCGATGCCGACTTCACCGCATCATCCCCATTGATGGCCTTGGAGTTCATCAGGAGGGAGGAGGAGCTATGA
- a CDS encoding uroporphyrinogen decarboxylase family protein — translation MSRGISSMDRTMAAIRHEQPDRVPAFLNLTMHGAKALGVPLKRYFSDPELVCKGQLLMLERFGADSCTAFTYSSAEHEAFGGHTYFYEDGPPNSGRPIIENIEDIDHLKEPDIDSTRSLMVTIEATRLLKDRLGEEVPILGLIISPFSLPVMQMGFDRYFELMYKDRSRFDALMRLNTDFEVELANRQLEAGATAIVYFDPVSSTTIIPREKFLETGFKVAERCISRIKGPTAIHFASGRFLGIADKVAELNVIGVGVGVEEDLAEIKRKIGDRLTIIGNLNGVEMPSWSEEDVDINVKEAIEKAAPGGGFILSDNHGEIPYQVPDKVLHDIMSAVERYGRYSGT, via the coding sequence ATGAGCAGAGGCATATCCTCCATGGACAGGACGATGGCCGCCATACGTCACGAGCAACCTGACAGGGTACCAGCATTCCTTAACCTCACTATGCATGGGGCCAAGGCCCTAGGGGTACCACTGAAGAGATACTTCTCGGACCCAGAGCTCGTCTGCAAGGGGCAGTTATTGATGCTCGAACGCTTCGGGGCGGATTCCTGCACGGCCTTCACATACTCTTCCGCGGAGCACGAGGCGTTCGGGGGTCATACGTACTTCTATGAGGACGGGCCTCCGAACTCAGGGAGGCCTATCATCGAGAATATTGAGGACATAGACCATCTTAAGGAGCCTGACATAGACTCCACCAGGTCGCTCATGGTCACGATCGAGGCGACGAGGCTGCTGAAGGACAGGTTGGGGGAAGAGGTCCCGATATTGGGACTTATAATATCGCCATTCTCTCTCCCGGTCATGCAGATGGGCTTCGACCGTTACTTTGAGCTTATGTACAAGGACCGGTCAAGGTTCGATGCGCTTATGAGGTTGAACACTGACTTCGAGGTAGAGCTGGCAAATCGTCAACTGGAGGCCGGGGCCACCGCGATAGTGTATTTTGACCCTGTCTCGTCCACCACCATCATTCCCAGGGAGAAGTTCTTGGAGACGGGCTTCAAGGTGGCGGAGAGGTGCATTTCAAGGATAAAGGGGCCCACGGCCATCCACTTCGCATCAGGCAGATTCCTTGGCATAGCGGACAAGGTGGCCGAGCTCAACGTCATTGGGGTAGGGGTCGGTGTGGAGGAGGACCTCGCCGAGATAAAGAGAAAGATCGGGGACAGGTTGACCATCATCGGGAACCTGAACGGCGTCGAGATGCCTTCATGGTCTGAGGAGGATGTGGACATCAACGTCAAGGAGGCCATCGAAAAGGCTGCCCCGGGAGGAGGTTTCATCCTTTCGGACAATCATGGGGAGATCCCCTATCAGGTACCTGACAAGGTCCTTCATGACATAATGTCCGCTGTGGAACGGTATGGCCGTTACAGCGGTACATAG